Below is a genomic region from Rhizobium sp. 9140.
CCGAGCGCGCGCCGAATGTCGAAGCCGAGGACGATGCCACGACGACACCTGCCGCCGTGCCGCAGGATTTCGACGCGCTGAAGGCGGTCATTCTGGAACGCAAGGGGCAACTGCCCAAGCGCCTGCGCCAGGTGGCCGCCTATGCGCTCGATCAGCCCGACGAGATCGCCTTCGGCACGGCCGCCAGCATTGCGGCGGCTGCCGACGTGCAGCCCTCGACCCTCGTTCGCTTCGCTCAGAGTTTCGGCTTCGAGGGCTTTTCCAGCCTCCAGCAGATCTTCCGCGCCCGCCTGCGCGAGCGCAATCCGGGCTATGAGGAGCGGCTGCGCGCGCTCGGCGACAATGGTCACAGCCAGCTGGAAAGCGGTGCGATCTTCAACGGTTTCGTCGCCGCCGCCCACCGGTCGCTCGACAATATCGCCGGCTCGGTCGATCCCGCCGCCTTCGAGCAGGCGGTCGATATTCTGGCGAAGGCCGAGACCATCTTCCTGATCGCCAAGCGCCGGTCCTATCCGATCTCCGGCTACATGGCCTATGCCTTCGGCAAGCTGAAGATCCGCTACCAGATGGTCGGCACCGCCGCCGGCATCGACGACGATATTCTGGCGCTCGCCGGGCGGCGGGATGCGGCCTTCGCCGTCAGCTTCTCGCCCTATACGTCCGAAAGCATCCATCAGGCCCGCTTTCTGGCAAGCCGCAAGGTGCCGGTGGTGTCGCTGACCGACAGTGCGTTTTCCCCGCTGGTTGAATCCTCCAGGGTCTGGTTCGAGATCGTCGAGGCGGACCATGCGGGCTTTCGCTCGCTGTCGGCCAGCATGGCCTTTGCCATGGCGCTGACGGTGGCTATCGCCGAGAAGCGGCATCGTGCACCCCTTGTGTCGGATATGGGCGTTTCAGATATGGAATGAAAATTCCATATTGACGAAGCGGCGGAACTTATGTTTCATGGGGCTCCATTCGAGAACGAAAAAGACGACACGCCGCACGTCGGGAGGACAGGAACGTTGACCGGGATCAGCCAGAGGGATGCGGCACGGCCGCTCGACATCATCACCATCGGTCGCGCCTCGGTCGATCTCTACGGCCAGCAGATCGGAACCCGGCTGGAGGACGTGGCGAGCTTTGCGAAATCCGTCGGCGGCTGCCCGACCAATATCGCGGTCGGCACCGCCCGCCTCGGCCTGAAGTCGGCGCTGCTCACCCGCGTCGGCAAGGAGCAGATGGGCCGCTTCATCGTGGAGCAGCTGACCCGCGAAGGTGTGGAAACGAAGGGCATCGTGACGGACCCGGAGCGCCTGACGGCTCTTGCGATCCTCGCGGTTGAAAACGACCATTCGTTTCCGCTGCTGTTCTACCGCGACAATTGCGCCGACAACGCGCTCTGCGAAGACGATATCGACGCGGCCTTCATCGGGTCTTCTCGTGCGATCCTCGTCTCCGGCACGCATTTTTCCCGGCCGAATACCGATGCCGCACAGCGCAAGGCGATCCGCATCGCAAAGGCTGCCGGCGTCAGGATCGCCTTCGACATCGACTACCGCCCGAACCTCTGGGGTCTGGCGGGCCATGACGCCGGCGACAACCGCTACATCGCGTCCGCCCATGTCTCGGCGCATCTGAAGACGGTGCTTGCCGATTGCGACCTGATCGTCGGCACGGAAGAGGAGGTGCTGATCGCATCCGGCGAAAGCGATCTTCTCGCCGCGCTGAAGACCATTCGGGCGCAGTCCGCAGCCACGATCGTGCTCAAGCGCGGCCCGATGGGCTGCATCGTCTATGACGGCGAGATTTCCGACAATCTGGAAGACGGCATCGTCGGCAAGGGTTTTCCGATCGAGGTCTACAATGTTCTCGGCGCGGGCGATGCCTTCATGTCGGGCTTTCTGCGCGGCTGGCTTGCGGGAGAGCCGCATGCGACATCCGCGACCTGGGCCAATGCCTGCGGCGCCTTCGCCGTCTCGCGGCTGCTCTGTGCGCCGGAAATTCCGACCTGGACGGAGCTTCGGTTCTTCCTTGAAAACGGCAGCAGGGAACATGCGCTGCGCAAGGACGAAGCGATCAACCATGTGCACTGGGCGACCACCCGCCGCCGCGATATTCCGAGCCTGATGGCGCTGGCCATCGATCACCGCAGCCAGCTGGAAGAGATGGCCGCCGGCGACGCGGCCAGGCTCGCCCGCATCCCCGCCTTCAAGGTTCTCGCCGTCAAAGCTGCTGCGAAGATCGCCGACGGCCGGCCGGGCTTCGGCATGCTGATCGACGACAAATATGGCCGCGACGCCCTGTATGCGGCCGGCGCGCTCAAGGATTTCTGGGTGGCGAAACCGATCGAGCTGCCGGGTTCGCGCCCGTTGCAGTTCGAATTCAGCCAGGATCTAGGCAGTCGCCTGATCGACTGGCCGGTCGATCATTGCATCAAGGTGCTGAGCTTCTACCACCCGGATGATCCCGCCGAGATGAAGGCGACGCAGATCGCCAAGCTGCGCAGCGCCTTCGAGGCGGCCCGCAAGGTGGGTCGCGAAATCCTGATCGAGATCATCGCCGGCAAGCACGGCACGCTGGACGATACGACCATTCCGCGCGCGCTCCACGAACTCTACGATGCCGGGCTGAAGCCCGACTGGTGGAAGCTGGAGCCGCAGGCGAGCCGCAGCGCCTGGAGCGCTATCGACGACGTCATCGAGACGCGCGATCCGCTCTGCCGCGGTGTGGTTCTGCTGGGTCTCGAAGCGTCGTATGAGGCGCTGAAGGACGGCTTTGCCGCCGCCCGCACCTCGCGCCAGGTTCGCGGCTTCGCCGTGGGGCGCACGATCTTCGTGGATGCCGCGCGCCGCTGGCTGGCGGGCGAGATCGACGATGCCACGGCGATCGACGACATGGCGCAGCGTTTCAAGCAGCTGGTCGATCTCTGGGTCGGCCTTGCCGATACCAAGGCAGCCTGAGCGGTTGCGGCCGTTCCGGCCGATGACGATGAAGACAAGCACCGTCCGGACGGACGGCAAGGACAGGCAGGCGCAAAACCTGCGGCGTGAGGAGACCTTGAGATCATGAACCAGCAAGCCCCCATCGCATCGGACGACGCCGGGAAAGCCGGAACCGTGCGGCTGACCATGGCGCAGGCCGTGGCGCGCTTTCTGACGCGGCAGATGACGGTGATCGACGGCGAGACCGTGCCGATCTTCGGCGGCGTCTTCGCCATCTTCGGCCACGGCAACGTCGCCGGCATGGGCGAGGCGCTGCACGGCATCAAGGACACGCTGCCGACCTACCGCGCTCAGAACGAGCAGGGCATGGCCAATGCCGCCATCGCCTTCGCCAAGGCGAGCTTCCGCCGCCGCTTCATGGCCTGCACCACCTCCATCGGCCCCGGCGCGCTCAACATGGTGACGTCGGCCGCGCTCGCCCATGTCAACCGCCTGCCGGTCCTGCTCCTGCCCGGCGACGTCTTCGCCAATCGCCGGCCGGACCCGGTGTTGCAGCAGATCGAGGACTTCGGCGACGGCAGCATGACCGTCAACGACTGCTTCCGCCCGGTCTCGCGCTATTTCGACCGCATCACGCGGCCCGAGCAGATCATCCCGGCGCTGCGCCGCGCCATGCAGGTGCTGACCGATCCCGCCGATTGCGGCCCGGTGACGCTGGCGCTCTGCCAGGACGTGCAGGCCGAGGCCTATGATTATCCCGAGAGCTTCTTTGCCGAGAAGGTCTGGCTGCCGCGCCGGCTCCGTCCCGATCCGCAGGAGCGTCTGGCCGCATCCACGGCGATCGCGGCTGCGAAGACGCCGGTCATCATCGCCGGCGGCGGCGTGCTCTACAGCGAGGCGAGCGCGGCGCTGGCCGCCTTTGCCGAAAAGCACGGCATCCCCGTGGTCGAGACGCAGGCCGGCAAATCCGCGCTGCCGGACAGCCACCCGCTCAACATGGGCTCTGTTGGCGTCACCGGCACATCGGCGGCCAATACGCTGGCCGAAGAGGCCGACCTCGTGCTCGCGGTCGGCACCCGCCTTCAGGATTTCACCACCGGTTCCTGGGCGCTGTTCAAGAACGAGGGCCTGAAAATCGTCGGCCTCAACGTGCAGTCCTTCGACGCTGCCAAGCATGAATCCCTGCCTCTCGTCTGCGACGCCGCAACCGGGCTTGCCGAACTGTCGGCAGACCTTGGAGCCTATCACGCCGGCAGCGCCTGGGGAGAAAAGGCCGGTCGCCTGAAGACCGAATGGCAGCTTGCAGCCGACGCAGCGCTTGCCGCCACCAATGTGGCTCTCCCCTCCGATGCGCAGGTCATCGGCGCCGTCATGCGGACTCGTTCCAGTGACACGACCGGCGACACCACGCTCGTCTGCGCGGCGGGCGGTCTTCCGGGCGAGCTGCACAAGCTCTGGCGGGCTGAAAAGCCCGGCAGCTATCACATGGAATACGGCTTCTCGACCATGGGCTACGAGATCGCCGGCGGCCTCGGCGTGAAGCTTGCCAAGCCGTCGAGCGACGTCATCGTGATGGTCGGCGACGGCAGCTACATGATGCTGAACGCCGAGATCGCCTCCTCCATCATGCTCGGCGCGAAGCTCACCATCGTCCTCCTCGACAATGCCGGCTATGGCTGCATCAACCGGCTGCAAATGGCGACCGGCGGCGCGAACTTCAACAATCTCCTGGCCGACACGCATCACGTCGAGCTGCCCAGGATCGACTTTGCCGCCCACGCCGCCGCCATGGGCGCGGTGAGCCGCAAGGTCGCCTCGCTCGCGGAACTGGAGACGGCATTGGCGGAGACGGCCGGGGAGACGCGCACGACCGTCATCGTCATCGACACCGACCCGCTGATCACCACCGATGCCGGTGGCCACTGGTGGGATGTCGCGGTTCCCGAGGTCTCCAAGCGGGATGCCGTCGGCGAGGCGCGCCGGGCTTACGAGAGGGCGCTTGCCGCCCAGCGCGTCGGCTAAAGCCTTTCAACGTTTTCACCTGTCACAGAGAAGCATCATGATCCGCTACGGAACCAACCCGATCGCCTGGAGCAATGACGACGATCAGACGATCGGCGCCCATCTTTCGCTCGAAGATTGCCTGTCCGATTGCCGGAAGATCGGCTTCGACGGCATCGAGAAGGGGCATAAGATGCCGAGCGAGCCGCAGGCGCTGAAAGCGAAGCTGGCCGAATACGGCCTCGTCTTCGTCTCCGGCTGGCACTCGACCAATCTTCTCATCCATGACGTCGAGGCCGAGAAGGCGGCGATCCAGCCGCATCTCGATCTGCTGAAAGCCAATGGCTGCAAGGTCTGCATCGTCTGCGAGACCTCCAACGCCATCCATGGCAATGACGCGACCTCGCTTGTGGCCGACAAGCCGGTGCTGCCCGACGATCAGTGGGAGGCATTCGGCGCCGGCATCGAGGCGATTGCGCAATATTGCGCCGATCAGGGCATCGATCTCGTCTATCACCACCACATGGGGACGATCGTCCAGACCGGCCCCGAGATCGACCGGCTGATGGAGACGACGGGGCCGGCGACCAAGCTCCTGCTCGACACCGGCCATGCCTGGTTCGGCGGCTCGGACCCGGCGGAGCTTGCGGCGAAATACATGCACCGCGTCCGCCATATCCACGCCAAGAACGTCCGCCCCGCGGTGCGCAAGCAGGTCGAGGAGAACGGCCTGTCCTTCCTCGAAGGCGTGCGCCGCGGCGTCTTCACCGTGCCGGGCGACGAGGAGGGCGGCGTCGATTTCGTACC
It encodes:
- a CDS encoding MurR/RpiR family transcriptional regulator, with amino-acid sequence MPDAERAPNVEAEDDATTTPAAVPQDFDALKAVILERKGQLPKRLRQVAAYALDQPDEIAFGTAASIAAAADVQPSTLVRFAQSFGFEGFSSLQQIFRARLRERNPGYEERLRALGDNGHSQLESGAIFNGFVAAAHRSLDNIAGSVDPAAFEQAVDILAKAETIFLIAKRRSYPISGYMAYAFGKLKIRYQMVGTAAGIDDDILALAGRRDAAFAVSFSPYTSESIHQARFLASRKVPVVSLTDSAFSPLVESSRVWFEIVEADHAGFRSLSASMAFAMALTVAIAEKRHRAPLVSDMGVSDME
- the iolC gene encoding bifunctional 5-dehydro-2-deoxygluconokinase/5-dehydro-2-deoxyphosphogluconate aldolase, encoding MSQRDAARPLDIITIGRASVDLYGQQIGTRLEDVASFAKSVGGCPTNIAVGTARLGLKSALLTRVGKEQMGRFIVEQLTREGVETKGIVTDPERLTALAILAVENDHSFPLLFYRDNCADNALCEDDIDAAFIGSSRAILVSGTHFSRPNTDAAQRKAIRIAKAAGVRIAFDIDYRPNLWGLAGHDAGDNRYIASAHVSAHLKTVLADCDLIVGTEEEVLIASGESDLLAALKTIRAQSAATIVLKRGPMGCIVYDGEISDNLEDGIVGKGFPIEVYNVLGAGDAFMSGFLRGWLAGEPHATSATWANACGAFAVSRLLCAPEIPTWTELRFFLENGSREHALRKDEAINHVHWATTRRRDIPSLMALAIDHRSQLEEMAAGDAARLARIPAFKVLAVKAAAKIADGRPGFGMLIDDKYGRDALYAAGALKDFWVAKPIELPGSRPLQFEFSQDLGSRLIDWPVDHCIKVLSFYHPDDPAEMKATQIAKLRSAFEAARKVGREILIEIIAGKHGTLDDTTIPRALHELYDAGLKPDWWKLEPQASRSAWSAIDDVIETRDPLCRGVVLLGLEASYEALKDGFAAARTSRQVRGFAVGRTIFVDAARRWLAGEIDDATAIDDMAQRFKQLVDLWVGLADTKAA
- the iolD gene encoding 3D-(3,5/4)-trihydroxycyclohexane-1,2-dione acylhydrolase (decyclizing), with the protein product MNQQAPIASDDAGKAGTVRLTMAQAVARFLTRQMTVIDGETVPIFGGVFAIFGHGNVAGMGEALHGIKDTLPTYRAQNEQGMANAAIAFAKASFRRRFMACTTSIGPGALNMVTSAALAHVNRLPVLLLPGDVFANRRPDPVLQQIEDFGDGSMTVNDCFRPVSRYFDRITRPEQIIPALRRAMQVLTDPADCGPVTLALCQDVQAEAYDYPESFFAEKVWLPRRLRPDPQERLAASTAIAAAKTPVIIAGGGVLYSEASAALAAFAEKHGIPVVETQAGKSALPDSHPLNMGSVGVTGTSAANTLAEEADLVLAVGTRLQDFTTGSWALFKNEGLKIVGLNVQSFDAAKHESLPLVCDAATGLAELSADLGAYHAGSAWGEKAGRLKTEWQLAADAALAATNVALPSDAQVIGAVMRTRSSDTTGDTTLVCAAGGLPGELHKLWRAEKPGSYHMEYGFSTMGYEIAGGLGVKLAKPSSDVIVMVGDGSYMMLNAEIASSIMLGAKLTIVLLDNAGYGCINRLQMATGGANFNNLLADTHHVELPRIDFAAHAAAMGAVSRKVASLAELETALAETAGETRTTVIVIDTDPLITTDAGGHWWDVAVPEVSKRDAVGEARRAYERALAAQRVG
- the iolE gene encoding myo-inosose-2 dehydratase → MIRYGTNPIAWSNDDDQTIGAHLSLEDCLSDCRKIGFDGIEKGHKMPSEPQALKAKLAEYGLVFVSGWHSTNLLIHDVEAEKAAIQPHLDLLKANGCKVCIVCETSNAIHGNDATSLVADKPVLPDDQWEAFGAGIEAIAQYCADQGIDLVYHHHMGTIVQTGPEIDRLMETTGPATKLLLDTGHAWFGGSDPAELAAKYMHRVRHIHAKNVRPAVRKQVEENGLSFLEGVRRGVFTVPGDEEGGVDFVPVLKIAAEHGYDGWLVIEAEQDSAIRIPFEYQSLGFASLKAFAREAGLDRS